The Deinococcus sp. LM3 genomic interval ACGTCCAGTTCGGCGGCCTGCTGTCCGCTGCCCTGGATCAGCGTGCCGATCTCGCCGTGCTCACCCGTCCAGAATTCATCCATGTGCCGGGCCACCCACGTGCGGCTCACGTCCTCGAACGTGGCCGGCGCGGCGGCCGGGTCCAGGTCGATGGTCGGCGCGACGAACCGCGCCCAGGCGCCCTGGCTGCCCCGGACCCGCAGGGCGCTGAGGTGAGGCAGGGCGTACCGGTGCCAGCTGGCGATGAAGGGGTCCGCCAGCCGGTAACGCAGGTTCTTCGCGGCCGGCGTGGCGTTCACGGAACGCCGCCGCTGCACCAGCCCGAGTTCCTCCAGCCGCTCCAGGTACTTCTGCAGACTGCTGGGAGGAAGGCCGGCCGCCGTGATGATCTCCCCGGCTTTCGTCCGGCCCTGCGAGACCGCCATCAGGATCGAGGCGTACACGCGCGGTTCGCTCAGTTCCGCGTTCAGCAGGCGGGTGGTCTCCTCGTGCAGCGCGCCGTCCGGGTCCAGGACCAGCCGTTCGTAGTTGTCGCCCACGCCCGAGCGGTCGTCGAGCAGGCTGAGGTAGCGGGGCATGCCGCCGAACACGGTGCGGGCGTGCAGGAGTTCGGCTGGGGACCAGGCGGGCGTGAAGGCGGCGCTTTCCAGGTAATCCATCGGGTGCAGCGTGAGGTTCAGGTCGCTGCGCCCGAACAGGGGAGAGCTGTGTTCCAGCAGCGCTTCCATCTGGCTGATGGAGCTGCCGCACAGCACGAGTTTCAGGGGTTGCCCGAGCGTTTCGATCCGGCCGAGCACTTCCTGCAGGACGGATTCGAGCGTGGGGTCGCTGCGGGTGAGGTACGGGAACTCGTCGATGACGATGCTCAGGCGTCCCAGGTGCTGCGCGGCCTGAGCGAGGCTCAGCAGCAGCGGGCGCCAGGTGGTCGCGTGCGTCAGGTCGCTGGCGAGGTCGTCGGGCAGCAGGGCGTGCAGGGCGGCGTGCATGTCCTCGCGGAACCGTCCGAAGTTGCTGTCGGGAGTGAGCTGGGCAGCCTGATGGTACGCGCTCCGGCCGGGTTCCAGACTGTGCAGGAGTAGCCGGCTCTTGCCGACGCGCCGGCGTCCCCGCAGGGTGGCGAGGTGGGTGTCCGGGGCGTTGTAGAAGGTCTGCAGGGCCGCCAGCTGGCGGTCACGCCCGACGAAACGTGGAAGCATACTCCAGAATATCATAGTCTAGAGTATGATGATCTGAAGTATGACTCGTCGGGTCAGGTCAGGTGTGCCGGAGAGGGACGGCCGCCCCAACCCCGGTGCCGAAGCTGCCGTCACTCCGTAGCCGCCGTCACTCCGCGCGGTAGGTCGCGACCCGGTTACGGCCCTGCGCCTTGGCGCGGTACAGCGCCTGATCCGCCTGCCGCACCAGGACACCCAGGTCGCTGCGGTCGCCGGTCGTGGTGGTCACGCCCACCGACACGGTCACGGTCAGGCCGCTGCTGTCCGGCGCGGCCAGCACCAGCGCCTCGGTCGCGGTCCGCAGCGCCTCGGCCCGTTCCAGCGCCGCCTGCGGCGAGCAGTTCGGGAGCATCACCATGAATTCCTCGCCGCCGTACCGGCACACGACGTCCTCCTCCCGGAACTGCCGGCCCAGGACGTGCCCCAGCCGCCGCAGGACCATGTCCCCCACCGCGTGCCCGTGCACGTCGTTGAACTGCTTGAAGTGATCCACGTCCAGCATCAGCAGGCTCAGCGGCCAGCCCTGCCGGTGCGCGCGGGCCAGTTCCCGCCCGCCGGTCTCCTCGAAGTACCGGCGGTTGTACAGGCCCGTCAGGGGATCACGGACACTCTGGTGGCGCAGCGTCTCCTTGAGGCGCAGGTTGGCCAGCGACAGCGCCAGCCGGTCCGTGAAGCGCCGCGCCAGCGCCTGCGCCTGCGCGGCGGCCGGTCCGTCCGGGAAGTGCAGCGTCACCACGCCCAGCGTCTCCCCCTGGGCGTTCAGGGTCAGGCACAGCGTGCCGAGCCCGCTCCGGTCATGCCGGCAGCGCGGCGCGTTCAGGCCCGGCCCGGCCGCGTGATCGGTGCCCAGACGGGACGACCAGCACTCCTCGGGCAGCCACGTCCCGCCTCCCGGCGCGTCCCCCCACGCCGCGAACCGCTCGAGCATGTTGCGGGACTCGGCCAGCAGCGACACGCTGCCCCCCAGCGGGAACAGGGCCGGCGCGACCCGCGCGATCACCTCGGCCGCCTCGCCCTGCGTCTCGCAGGCCTGCATGAACAGACCCAGCTGACTCAGGACCTGCAACTCGGTGGTGCTGGCCTCCACGAGGCTGTCCACCCGCGCTTCCAGCGTCCGTTGCAGCGCCCGCTGTTCCTGCACGGTCCGTTGCAGCGACGCGGTCATGTCGTTGAAATGCCGGGCGATCACGCTGAGTTCGTCCTGCCCGGTCACAGGCACGCGGACGTTCAGATCACCGGCCTGCACGCGTTCCGTGGCGAGCAGCAGCGGCGTCGTCAGGGACCGCACGCGCCGCAGCATTAGGATGCCCAGGCCCGCCCCGAGCGCCGCCGTGAGCGGCAGGCCGATCAGCACCGCCCACTGCGCCGCGTCGACCCGCTCCTGCGTGACCGCCCGCCGCCGCGCCAGCAGCGTATTCTCCACGTCCACCATCTCCTGCGCGACCGGCAGCGTCCGCTGCAGACGCACGCTCAGGGCCTCACCCTCGGAGCGCCGCAGGTCGTCACGCCACGCCTGCAACCGCCGCCGCTGCGCCGGATCGTCCCGCACCAGCGCGAACGTCTCGGCCCAGGCGCGGTCGAACGCCTCGCGCCGGTCGTCCGTCGGCGCGACCAGCCACTGCCGTTCCAGAATCTGCAGCGTCCGGACCTGATTGATCACGTCCCGCGTGTGCGTGACCGTCTGGGCGTGACGGCGGTACTCGTAAAACGCGGTCAGGCTCAGGACCGTCACAGTGATAATGGCCAGCACCGGCAGGGTGAACCCCAGCAGAAGCTGCCGTTCCAGGGACCGACGCACAGGCATAGAATTCCAGATTACGCCACGTCGAAAGGTCGTGGATACGGCCGGACCGACCGTGACGTTTACGCAACCCAGAGAAACCGGCTCGCGGCCCGGCCGCCTGCGAGCACAGGCCTACGCGCCGCGCTTCTCCCGGTACATCGCGGCGTCCGCCTCGTGCAGCAGCTGCTCGCCGCTGCCCTGCCCGCCGGCCAGGGTCGCGATGCCCATGTTCAGTTCCAGCGGCCCCAGCGTGAACGGCGCCGCCCGCAACGCCGCCCGCAGCCGCTCCCGCACCAGGACGGCCGCCGCGGCGTCCGTGCGGGGCAGCAGCAGCGCGAACTCGTCACCGCCCCAGCGGAACACCGTGTCCTCGGTACGCACCGTCGCCCGCACGACCC includes:
- a CDS encoding ATP-binding protein, which produces MLPRFVGRDRQLAALQTFYNAPDTHLATLRGRRRVGKSRLLLHSLEPGRSAYHQAAQLTPDSNFGRFREDMHAALHALLPDDLASDLTHATTWRPLLLSLAQAAQHLGRLSIVIDEFPYLTRSDPTLESVLQEVLGRIETLGQPLKLVLCGSSISQMEALLEHSSPLFGRSDLNLTLHPMDYLESAAFTPAWSPAELLHARTVFGGMPRYLSLLDDRSGVGDNYERLVLDPDGALHEETTRLLNAELSEPRVYASILMAVSQGRTKAGEIITAAGLPPSSLQKYLERLEELGLVQRRRSVNATPAAKNLRYRLADPFIASWHRYALPHLSALRVRGSQGAWARFVAPTIDLDPAAAPATFEDVSRTWVARHMDEFWTGEHGEIGTLIQGSGQQAAELDVACALGRGQQRRWLLGECKWQEQPVDHWALRQLQDNAARHLGTAEVERWLLFSRAGFHASLTAAPHLRLVTLDELYAPATGP
- a CDS encoding diguanylate cyclase — protein: MPVRRSLERQLLLGFTLPVLAIITVTVLSLTAFYEYRRHAQTVTHTRDVINQVRTLQILERQWLVAPTDDRREAFDRAWAETFALVRDDPAQRRRLQAWRDDLRRSEGEALSVRLQRTLPVAQEMVDVENTLLARRRAVTQERVDAAQWAVLIGLPLTAALGAGLGILMLRRVRSLTTPLLLATERVQAGDLNVRVPVTGQDELSVIARHFNDMTASLQRTVQEQRALQRTLEARVDSLVEASTTELQVLSQLGLFMQACETQGEAAEVIARVAPALFPLGGSVSLLAESRNMLERFAAWGDAPGGGTWLPEECWSSRLGTDHAAGPGLNAPRCRHDRSGLGTLCLTLNAQGETLGVVTLHFPDGPAAAQAQALARRFTDRLALSLANLRLKETLRHQSVRDPLTGLYNRRYFEETGGRELARAHRQGWPLSLLMLDVDHFKQFNDVHGHAVGDMVLRRLGHVLGRQFREEDVVCRYGGEEFMVMLPNCSPQAALERAEALRTATEALVLAAPDSSGLTVTVSVGVTTTTGDRSDLGVLVRQADQALYRAKAQGRNRVATYRAE